Proteins found in one Anopheles aquasalis chromosome 3, idAnoAquaMG_Q_19, whole genome shotgun sequence genomic segment:
- the LOC126576781 gene encoding sodium channel protein Nach-like, translated as MVHLRPVAESLRLASLAVVQAFWIFCENSSLHGLRYIGRSGASRANYLLRLIWGLFSLVGLGFTLMLTFSAWEQFRSNPTITTIETTTYPVSMIAFPSVTLCNINKIHSGKAKELSKRLMDLGMSDNDTQDLLYALPRLNDYRPVAERMLRIENFLREKGYDTERLAYEVAPTCESMLVHCFWLMQPVACSKLFRRTKMFAGYCCSFNADPFLEPVSTRSKERATTKSIYVTGIGKGEGLSVLLDIGEAYYTASNRFTYGIEVFVHQSFDFPDASDYTAIVLRGMETDVSAMPMIVSASAALRDVPLEIRGCAFSNEGNMTEVLPYTFSNCMIECEQRYIAKICNCIPLFKQVVELQARLQVPICGFRDLPCLMEVKEHTLFTAEAMNVTTQANYIRTNVKCRCYPACMVEKNELLSITNTIASPRQDQFIPEFNFSAYGLLHVHFRSTNCLKYRREPFLTWKTLVATFGGIFGLCMGGSILSLVEMLYHFGITPFMVYSELRKKLLPTTDTATAAAPKGTTVVPLDYPRRPPIGYFRRSEVLAREMGSAGARTGWWDAMDQKPTLSQRWKQRYVDEINMMA; from the exons ATGGTGCACCTGCGACCAGTGGCCGAATCACTCAGGCTAGCATCGCTGGCTGTCGTACAGGCATTTTGGATATTTTGTGAAAACTCATCGCTTCATGGACTGCGCTACATTGGCCGATCGGGTGCATCCCGAGCCAACTATTTACTCCGGCTCATTTGGGGTTTGTTCTCGCTGGTTGGACTTGGATTTACGCTCATGCTAACCTTTTCCGCATGGGAGCAATTCCGTTCAAACCCtacaatcaccaccatcgaaaCGACCACATATCCCGTCTCGATGATTGCCTTCCCGTCGGTCACATTGTGCAACATCAACAAGATACATTCCGGGAAAGCCAAGGAACTTAGCAAAAGATT GATGGACCTTGGCATGAGTGACAATGACACGCAGGACCTTCTGTACGCCTTGCCCCGGCTCAACGATTACCGACCGGTGGCGGAACGGATGCTCCGGATAGAGAACTTTCTGCGGGAGAAAGGATACGATACGGAGCGGCTTGCGTACGAGGTCGCCCCAACCTGTGAATCGATGCTGGTGCACTGCTTCTGGTTGATGCAACCGGTGGCCTGCTCGAAGCTGTTTCGTCGCACGAAGATGTTCGCCGGTTACTGTTGCTCTTTTAATGCGGATCCTTTCCTAGAACCAGTCAGTACGCGATCGAAGGAGAGAGCCACTACCAAGAGCATCTACGTGACCGGTATcggaaaaggagaaggacTGTCCGTGTTGCTGGACATTGGAGAAGCGTACTATACTGCCTCGAACCGTTTTACCTACGGGATTGAAGTGTTTGTGCATCAATCGTTCGATTTCCCCGACGCATCGGACTACACTGCCATCGTCCTGCGTGGTATGGAGACGGACGTTTCGGCGATGCCCATGATAGTGTCCGCTAGTGCCGCTCTTCGTGATGTGCCACTAGAGATCCGCGGCTGTGCGTTTAGTAACGAGGGAAACATGACCGAGGTACTGCCGTACACTTTCAGCAACTGTATGATCGAGTGCGAGCAACGGTATATTGCCAAGATTTGCAATTGCATACCACTCTTCAAGCAAGTCGTGGAGCTGCAGGCGAGACTGCAGGTGCCTATATGTGGATTCCGCGATCTGCCGTGTCTGATGGAGGTTAAGG AGCATACGCTGTTCACTGCGGAAGCCATGAACGTTACTACACAGGCAAATTACATACGGACGAACGTAAAGTGTCGCTGCTATCCTGCCTGCATGGTCGAG AAAAACGAGCTACTCTCTATCACGAACACCATAGCCAGTCCCAGACAGGACCAGTTCAT TCCGGAGTTCAATTTTTCCGCCTACGGATTGCTGCACGTGCACTTTCGATCGACCAATTGCCTAAAGTACCGCCGCGAACCGTTCCTCACGTGGAAAACGTTGGTGGCCACATTCGGTGGCATCTTTGGGCTCTGCATGGGAGGATCCATCCTGAGTCTGGTCGAAATGCTGTACCACTTCGGCATCACCCCGTTCATGGTGTACAGCGAGCTAAGGAAGAAGCTTTTGCCCACGACAgacacagcgacagcggcTGCACCGAAAGGTACAACTGTTGTGCCTCTGGATTATCCTCGgcggccaccgatcggttaCTTCCGGCGCAGTGAGGTGTTGGCCCGGGAGATGGGCTCGGCCGGCGCACGCACCGGATGGTGGGATGCCATGGATCAAAAGCCCACCCTTAGCCAGCGCTGGAAGCAACGGTACGTCGATGAGATCAACATGATGGCCTAG